In one window of Macaca thibetana thibetana isolate TM-01 chromosome 5, ASM2454274v1, whole genome shotgun sequence DNA:
- the CXCL10 gene encoding C-X-C motif chemokine 10 — protein MNQTTILICCLVFLTLSGIQGIPLSRTVRCTCISISNQPVNPRSLEKLEIIPPSQFCPHVEIIATMKKKGEKRCLNPESKAIKNLLKAVSKERSKRSP, from the exons ATGAATCAAACTACCATTCTGATTTGCTGCCTTGTCTTTCTGACTCTAAGTGGCATTCAAG GAATACCTCTCTCAAGAACTGTACGCTGTACCTGCATCAGCATTAGTAATCAACCTGTTAATCCAAGGTCTTTAGAAAAACTTGAAATTATTCCTCCAAGTCAATTTTGTCCACATGTTGAGATCAT TGCTACAATGAAAAAGAAGGGTGAGAAGAGGTGTCTGAATCCAGAATCTAAGGCCATCAAGAATTTACTGAAAGCAGTTAGCAAGGAAAG GTCTAAAAGATCTCCCTAA